The nucleotide window aatctcgggtcaagctgaaattttgcaatactatttcctttatctgacaacacaagaatcaataaaaagaaatttaccaattagttatataattattggtaattaattattttgttttcggtatctttaacaagggaaagaaatcgtacttgacagatgtggtggtatataAGTTAAactagtccccttgaggaatcTTGAGACCTGCGTGAAACATTTTTTGATGCATTTTGAAACGATCATCGTCTTACCTtcaccaaccccccccccctttcttctctctttttttcacaactggcccagacaagtgatagcgAACGAAGAGAGCTAATAGAGCTaatagctaaacaaaaacaattggtaaaaatatttccatcgCACTGATTTATATGTCTAGGTCAGTTGCATGTGTGACATACAAACTTAttcatacaattacacttattgtgagctttgtatttttttaaagagcttttttttaatgttattcttgttaTCACTATTTAGGCGAGAACTGCAAATTCATTGACGTCATCATTcccaaaaataaaactatttccgTGGGCGGCGGCATATGCGCCTGCGTCGAAAGTGAGGACGGGACAGGAGCCTTGGTAGCCAAGTGCATGTGACGGAGCAACAGCGAGATGGTGCTCTGATGCAATCTGCGAGCAAATGAAATACATTAAATGTAGATGTCTTTACCTAATTATGTCTACTGTTATGTTTGGTTGTTTCAATTTGTGTGTAggaatcaatataaaattagCATAAAAACTAATGCAGCTAACACAAGGGCCGGACCGTCTTTACTTCCACTTATAAACGTCAGGTacactcagtggcgtagctagggtggggggagagggggagaaTTAGAAAATCTCTCCGAGTGtcattttacataaaaaatgaaatattacgCAAATAGCAAGGGCcaccccaaagaggtcaagtcccccgggcccccaaactatggaaaattcctagctacgcccctgggtacactcactaacacacacaaacaaatagaaaaacatacaagaacacaCCAACACCCACTATACACAAACATAGACACATTAACACTCCCAAACATGCACAATatacaaacacagacacataAACACACTAGCCTAATACGTACAAACAAACACAATCTGAGACACCCCAgcactaaaaaagaaatactagatctagcacACACAAACACCAATACTTAAACAAAccttatatacacacatattcttacacacaaaaacacatgcaCAACTTAAACACATCcaaacacacactaacacatacACATGTTATCATGCCCAAACTgttctaaacacacacacacttaaacaCACGAATCGACGTTTcttaaatgtaacaaaaattaaagatcTTGGAGTAAACTCACCACACATTACTGCCGACCTAGGTTTCCTCTCCATAGTTTCCTCTCTGTTAGCCACTGAACTATAGTCTTCAATGACCCCCTAAATTTGTTCATTCAGATAATCCGCTTATGTGTTACAGGGGCGTGGAAACATaagaaaaacaataagaaaaaaacatgaaatgaaaTAGGGACAACCCTTCTAGTTTTCAAGACAGAAAGGACCATTAGTATCGTTCGATGACCGAAACACGTTTATAATGAACTTCAATCATTGAAATCTACAGTTTGAAACTACGATTTTTATAGTTTCGTATTTTCTAGTCTTAAAAAATTCTGTGACACTCGAAACAATTCATTTCACAAGCCCACATTAGCCTCCGCCTTGTATTTGAAAACATCTGTAATTGGTGTTCGCTACTGCTTCTATCTTAAATACTTTGTTTATCGTGTATATTCTTAAGTCAGTGGTGACGAGTGTACGTATCATTTAGAGTTGATGATGATTTGTGGTAGAATAATATCTTGGCATGGAGTTATCATTTTACTAATGGGCGCATGGTTGGCTATTACCATCACTGCCAGCCAGGACGAGTCTTGTAAGGTAAGAATTCGCCCAGTTCCCCACCCCCCACTTTTTCATTTTACAATTACCTTTcagattaaaaataatttgctaATTTGGTTTCGTAGACCACTGCAGTGAAAGCTCTAGAGTCTATGATATTACTTTTTACAGAAtttttgaaattgttttttttttgtctcacatAATCCAAAGAATCAACTTGCaagaataaaattaacaaaataatcaCATAAATACAATTTCGTTACAATTTGTAACTTGAAGGATATAAATTGTCAAAAATTGTTAGCGTAAATCGTTAGAGACGTTTTCGAGATCCTTGTTCAACCACACACCCAACCAGTGTCCACCACGAACGCAGATTTTGtaagctgataagaggaatttTAAAGAtgataaattttaatatttttacataaaGCGATGAGCCAAGCATAAACTTGGCATAGATTCGCTGATTCACAATAGGGTATTTCTTCTGCTTcttgatttaattataattttttaaaaacaaatgtaatcggtttgtttcctttattttttttcttccgaaTTTTGTAATAATCAACAGAGATATACAGGCGACCGTCACATTTGGTATTAGGATTTAAAGAATGCCTCTAAGTTAGTTTTTATCTTTAGGTGTCTGGAGTGATAATTTAATAATCTGatggaaacacacacaaaaacacatttagTGTCACTTgcactatattttattacaatgcCTTGTAATATAGtcaagttcctctttcagaccttttggtgtatggggcagataatgtaaacgttatctgtttctgtggccagcacaacgaccgaccgacattacttttccccaactaatgtcagatacccattacaGCTGAGTGGACCTAGAGGCGCccaaattcccagtcttcacaaggattcgaacccgggaccctggttcggaagccaggcgctttgcagatcagccaccgcgcctcctaatgTAATAGGCCTTAACATTGACCTGCAACTTCAcaacctgtgacgtggcaacgagctattggttttaaactgcccataggttgtgacgttgcaagtcagtgttgaggccttctataacactTGGTCTCGGTAGCAGACGTACAAGCACGTGCGTGTCTGGTTACCTTTCTAAGGAAACTAAAATTCTTGTGGTACATGAACTTTTATCTAGGTTATTTCAACCAAAAGGCAAGAGaagtttttgttggttttttttttttttttgcccggCAGACGGCACTTTCTTTTGAGGCTCcgacatatttttgtttagaaGAGATGCATAGGGTGGCTAGAGGAGAAATAGATTCTATTTTCTTTGGAAACACCAGACATGAATCAACTTGATCTAAGGGACACAACTTGTTCCGAATATGATTTTATacttatataataatacagacgttacttcaaaaaagaagatgattacgtcctacgcgtcatgcatttagtcatgcatattaaccaatgacttaaattctgccaagtcactggttttcctggctagctcaggcaacccattccatgctctaatagcactagggaagaaggagtatttgtacaaatttgtcctagcatatgggacgaggaatgtgcctttatctttgtgtctttcagagtattttattaaattttgtttttgtatttgaagattatggttcagtgttttatgtattttacgCTAATGGGAACTCGTAAAGacccctctgtctctctctctctctctctctctctcacacagacacacacacacacacacacagagaaagagagaaagagagagagagagctcaaCAAGCTTTCGTCACGTTTTGgccaaataacaaaaaaagaaagcaagaaagaaaaataactaCTGAACTAACTCACATAGTCCGAGAAATCTCGAGATCAGCAATTCTCACAGAATGACTTGCTATGACTTGCTAGAGGTTCTCAACGAGTATCTCGGTAGAGTCAAGGGCAATGTTTTgatcaaaacaaaattgataCATAAGCTGTTTGTCACAGGAAGATTACGAGGAGAGAGAGATATGTACAAAAAACACAGAGCCGGATTTAAGGCAGGGCAGGCGTGGGTACTGTCCCGATGACTCAACAGGGGGTCTATTTACTTAAATCCTGTCCAGGGGCCTCTATTTACTTAAATCCTGTCTAGGGGCTTCTATTTACTTAAATACTGTCCAAGGGCCTCTATTTAATTAGATCCTATCCAGAGGCCTCTATTAACTGAAATCATGTCATTGAGCCCCCATTCACTTAAATCCTGCCCCGTATAATTGTTCTACTCATCTTAGTACGTAGGTGCAAATAGATTGAGAACTGCTGTACCAGTCTCGTGACAAACTATTTTTCAACTGTAGCAGACGTGAAGCGTCGTGTTGTAAGTCAATGTGTTACAGTCCTAATTAGACATGTTCCATTAACTCGGGCTACAGCAGATTAAGATTTCAAGATGAATGGGTTTGGGTTCGATACTAGATCAGCTGTCATCGAGTacttttcagcttgatccaaaacattttcattatatatatacatactaacCTAGATAAATGTAAATACTGACGTAGTTAGATATGATTACTGACCTAGTTAGATATGAATACTGACCTACTTAGACATAAATACTGACCTAGTAGGATATTAGTACTAGACTACTTTGATTTGAAAGCTGACCTATTGTGTAGTTGcagaatgaactctttatgttgtatctgttctatttatgtgtatgtttctattgtgttgtctttatatgagaaaagagtccttgtaatcacaacaaatttcaataaaatcaataaagcagtcttagtctcagtcttagttaGATATGTATACTGACCTTTTTAGTAATGAACAATGACCTAGTTAGATATGAATACTGACCTAGTTAGATATGAATATTGTTGGTTTTGAATGCTTACCTAGTTAGatatgaatataaatatataatatatattataatatgaaTACTGACCTAGTTAAATATTAATACTGACCTAGTTAGCTATGAGTAATAACTTAGTTACGTTTGAATACTGACCTTGTTGGCTATGAATATTGAGCTACCTAGTTACGAACACTGACATAGTTAGATATGAATACTGACTTAGTTTGTTATGAATGCTGACCTAGTAAGTTATGAATAATGACCTAATTACAGGTACATACTGACCTAGCAAGATATGAAACTGACCTAGTTAGATatgaatataaagaaaaaagaaatggtgtagatatcaaacatacaaataatttatatgtatattcTATCTGATGAATGTTGTTTCTACTGGAGATTTTTCAACTGTTCTTCTTTTTAATGTGTAAGTATCAAACTCTGTCAGAGTTTattacaattcttttttttttaaatatgtcatCGCATGGGCTAATGACGTAgcaacataaacattttttttaaaaattatattgattAGTCGCAAGCATCGtcgccatcatcatcatcatcgtcttGATAAACATCTTCAAATTTCGTCTAAATGAggatattaaataattaagacgttcgtttaaaaaaaaaaaaaaaacttggattAAAACTCGAGGATTTCAACAAGTGCATAGTTTCATACGGACAAAATGCCAAAGTCCTTCCCGACAATTGAATagaaaatgattaaaagtaggtgaggggggggggcagtgtcCTCTACCTCCTTGTAGCAGGGGCGGCCCCGTGAATGAGAATGTGGCTGTATTAAGCAGTAGAACAAGAGAAGAACCGATAGAGAGTAAAAACGTCTCTAGCACCCTGTAGTATAATAGTTTTTATCTCTGCATGGAGAGCCTTCGCCTAGTCCAATGAATTTTGATcgatatttaatgttttatactCAACTAATGATGTGACTATTTTATGAAATGTTTATGACATTGATACAAGATTGTGTTCAGCTAAATGAGTAGCTCTTCGAATCGATGTTACAGGAGCGTTGATgataataagttgttttttttttcaacaatttttaGAATGTCGCGAAGCCAGTGGCACCTCCCTGCTGGACATGTGACCGATGTGAGAATGGCCAGTGGGAATGTGATCCTGTCACGTGTACGAGTGACCAGTGTGTTGATGGCTACTTCACCGAGACTAATATGTGTTGCCAAACGTGCCCCAATGGTAAGTGTGTTCCTTTTCGTTCTATGTCTCTGCAAATTAGAGAATATGAAACACAAAGagttgtcaaaaccatcggagtttccctttaaggtCTTGCGAGAAAGTTAATTAGTTTGTGTATTTAAAAACTATGTATAGTAAAATTTACACTACactaaatatttatcaaaatgtttttaaaaccaaaTGTTCTATGTAATTAGGGTTAATCCtcagtttacatttaataattattaatttgtataataataatatgtgaGTACTTGTGAGAGCGAAAGGTAGTTCCCCTTTATTAATCCtgatctatttttaaatgtatcttttttatgttaaagGTGAGAACTGTAAATTCACTGACGTCATCATTCCAATAAATCGGACTGTTTCCGTGGGTGGCGTCTGGTGCGCATGTGTAGAAAGCGAAGACGGAAGTGGACTTTTGATGGCCAAATGCATCTGACCAACCAGATTGGTGACCTTTAAGAAAAGACTCTTCCATCCGTCATGTTTAGCTTATTGCGTGGCTTTGTTAATACGTTTGTTTGTTACCATGGGATTTGATTCTATGAAGAGACAAAACTACAGAACTTCTAttataaagtaataaataaaacaaaattatacgATTGCATAGTACTTTGTGTCATGTATCTGATTAACAAGCCAATCTGAACACTGATCTGACATACAATTAACTCAATATTTTTCTGTGTCTGTGGTATTTTACgactcgagagacgatcttttccctttgcaacttcttgtgtgactaaagaggccaatccttgatacacagctgcggtcgcaggttgggcatatgtaatcaccaggcgccattgcattttcacccttctttctgcttctgttgtgtatgacatctgcaatccgtgacccttcctttatgctttcTCTCCATTTGGATCTATCCAGTTCCACTTTTTTCCCAGCTaatagtgtcgattttgaagagcttaatgtcgcgtttgcatgcatccgtataccgtaaaatTGAGCGACCAGAggatctcctgccttctgttagatcttCATACAAAATGTCATGTGAAAGTCGACCTACTGTCATTCTACGAAAGTGGCCAaaccagccaaggcgtctgctgctgatagcacagcggatgtcctggcacacTGCTCTTcttagcacttcctcattggttatcttatcttgccaccttattttaaagacttGCCTTAGCCATCGGAGGTGAAAGACATTTCCTgacatgagtaggttgaccatgtttcactttcgTATATCAAAGTGCTCATCatacaggtccggtagactaaggctttagtattgttagttaGAAAAgtgttgtcccacactcttttctgcaaccgtgtcaatgttattattattatgagaaACAACGTGATCGAGACTTTTCAACTGTCATCCTCAACTGTACTGAGATGAGGATTAGAACATCGGCAATCATTGGTTACCAAGGcatgtttaaaactaaattatacaaggttacaaagacagtttgtgtggaaacacaagctctaaatcggcccccgaagttgtccacccaggcaggtaaaaaggcaggtatcaatattttcacaaAGAACATcataattaaattctatcagacaaatgacagagaagaatggagaaagaaggttgacagatcttgtgtggtgccccaacagttcagcagaccaaaggataggtgaaagtgaatgtgaaattaaatgtcaatatgccctaactgatgtcttatgatgaatatctaaacgggacggacggacagacggacagacatttcacactaaactaatagtgtcttttcccctttcgggggccgctaaaaatgaaatatGGAAACGAAGTAGATCGGTGTAAGTTCTATCTATTCTAGAATATCAGACTGGGAAGTAGAGCAAGAGAAACTTCACGCCAACAttaacaagccaaatatttttttaaacattttctaaggggaagaactccacacttacgCCTAAGTCTCTCAATAAtgaagaagttatttccctttttcgattaTCAAGcgaaaataataattatcaataattaaatgactaaATGGTTTTTATTTGATCCTACTTTGTGAGGTACActatataattgtttaaagtttcaaatttaCCCGAAAATGTGTGTGCgataaataacgtgtacaattatatTTAGCCATAGATGTGACTACTGAaggctttctttcttttgtcggtatcaaacaaaataatgaaataccATTACATGATTGATGATTGGTtcggttttatttttattgattcatgtagtgcaggggtgggcaaattacgacacGCGGgccatatgcggcccgccgaagtgttttatgcccgccaacacctacagaaatcaggtgtgctcacagtatataaaaatgcaaatattaaaaatattatctctataaattattgaaactgtttcattataaaaattGTTAAGTAAActaagattatgcttattgcctatgcatcaatacactcaattcaagacacaatctctctgtgttgggtaggcttggaacaaaatggcaagtgtaacaactgatggagctcgatctttgactgagaaaaaaagtttgtttttttttaatttaaaaaatataccaaCCATGAACTCTAAActggaaagtttgcacaaagctaaaaaaaaacaacattgtattGGTACACAAGAGACACATGTGTCAACCACAGGTAGTTCCAATTTATGAAGAAAGTGATCCAATGTATTcgctagcttagcatgggcaaggcaaatgagaagaatataatatctcaaggaagaaattgttatgttacttgaattgtcgacattgactgtgactttgtcagcaatatttctatttataattgCTATTGCAATTGGTTGTTTACacatgaaatgtaaatgcatgttaaatcttttcaaataaagctttccctttttttacagggaagcaaaagaaaatagtatgtcattttcctttgctgaaaggtgagactatttttagtgaaatgtttaaaagtacaacacttattaaaattccttaattgtgcaatttataaaagcaaattgtAAGACGTCAAGagccagttttcaataccatcatcTCACCCTTTATCGCaaaagctgattcagctccagaagacataactccaagcaaagagaagttccagtcagtacatCCACGGGAGTctcatgggtgccagaagctgcatTTCCACAATTAAAGAAAACTTGCTGCTTTTCATACTATTTGGAtacacatacatcagttcttcttcttcgttctcattttacatgttgcaggtttcagatcagtaattctaCATCTGatatgaaccgcgcagtggcttccagatcaggcaattctccgaatagtctttggagagtcttgttcgggtctcttgatttagtatgcatcattgaaggacatggtcagcattttctggtgatgctccacaaggccaggtttcgctcgtcccgacatttaacttccggaacatatattgtctcattcagtgagcaagaACTTTTgggtggaaactaaacaagtataatcactggtcaattttgactgactgtaatttgacagcagtcacatgggtaacaactagtaagatagtttcacagttccgGTACATTATGCACGAGCGTAAAAAGTATAATACTggacattaagtacaactgtatatttgtgggtatattgtgatataaaaagacaacagtgattaaaaaaatcgtaaaattggtttcaaaaattgctaactcttgttgaaATTGTTCAGTGTGGATTGCGAATATAATACTGTGTAAATATGAgtaaagacattctacacagttagctagcgtatctttcaagatatatatatatatatggcccgccattcccaaacttttcttaatgcggccctcgacacgaaaaggttgcccacccctgatgtaGTGTCTTTGCCAATGACTAATggtgcaaagtttgaacttgatccgagaataggaagtggtAGAAATAAagtattcaaactttttacccgaCATCCATACagaaaggatattttttttttcaaagaaaatctgcacaattatctatctatctatctatctatctatctatctatctatctatctgtctgtctgtctgtctgtctgtctgtctatctatctatctatctatctatctgtctgtctgtctgtctgtctgtctgtctatttatctatctatctatctatctatctatctatctatctatctatctagtctatctatctatctatctagtctatctatctatctatttaaatcattaaaatgattttaaaaatttaaacaaacttCTTTGTTTAAACACAACTTAATATAACTTATAGTAATAATAGATACAAATTTACCTTGAGACGAGATATAATCTAGTCTCTCGTTCAATTATCTCTCACGCGAGTTCCTAAAATAAATTAGGACAGACCAGCTTATGGTTTCATCCTTCTAAATCACAACACCTCACTTCGCCGTTACATATAAAGACAAATCATACACTACATAACACCTGTCTAGTCCTGGTTAAATCATGTCACACATGATATCAAATAGTACTGTCAATGATATCATGTTCAGTGTCAAACCACCCGTAGAGATATGTCATGGTGCTAATAAAAGCGAGAATTCTTCCTAGAGCAATCGCCCTAAGCTGCCATCTACACGACTCACTGAAACTCTCCCTATCTTGGATCGTTTTGATTATACGCCTTTGTGGGCGCCCCGCTTTACCGGCTCACCCTCCAACTTTGACAGGTTTCACGCCATGTTGAACTCCTGGATCTTCAGTCCTTATGACTTTTTGTCCGAGTTGCGTCCGGTCAAGCGAAATGGTCTAAaattgcaaatttttttttattaagacgCACGAGCGCAGatataaacacaactatttcCTTGACGctcttcctcttcctctctctctctctctctccttttccctccttatctttctctctttctcttttcttctctatctctctctctctctctatatatatatatacatatatacatttttctctctatttttctctctatctcttttctttGTCCATCTCTTCCTtgctctctccatctctctttttttttctctctttccttatttctcttgtttatctgtctctctatctttcttccTCTCT belongs to Biomphalaria glabrata chromosome 12, xgBioGlab47.1, whole genome shotgun sequence and includes:
- the LOC129922087 gene encoding brorin-like gives rise to the protein MMICGRIISWHGVIILLMGAWLAITITASQDESCKNVAKPVAPPCWTCDRCENGQWECDPVTCTSDQCVDGYFTETNMCCQTCPNGENCKFTDVIIPINRTVSVGGVWCACVESEDGSGLLMAKCI